Proteins from a single region of Allocatelliglobosispora scoriae:
- a CDS encoding amidohydrolase family protein has protein sequence MTALHFRGVVLPDDEVRDLWLVGDRVTFAPVAGATTVSDGGFILPGLVDAHCHIGIAPGGAPVVEIAQARELALIDRAAGVLALRDAGSPLAYPELDFDLDLPRLARAGRHVAPVKRYLRDIGVEVPAEGVAAEVATQAAAGNGWVKLVGDWLDRDAADLAPAWDTATLASAVASAHAAGARITAHCFAEESVATLVRAGIDCVEHGTGLATDDIDEMARRGTALVPTMINIETFGGIASRAAEKFPGYAKHMLALRDRFPSVVAQAHEAGVPIFVGSDAGGGIPHGQAAQEMLRLQAAGMSTLEVLAAASWGAREWLRFPGLVEGGLADLVVYPEDPRRDLRVVQAPARIVLRGRIVV, from the coding sequence GTGACGGCTCTGCATTTTCGCGGCGTGGTGCTCCCCGACGACGAGGTACGCGACCTGTGGCTGGTCGGGGACCGGGTGACGTTTGCCCCGGTGGCGGGTGCGACGACGGTATCCGATGGCGGCTTCATCCTGCCGGGGCTCGTGGACGCGCACTGCCACATCGGCATCGCACCGGGTGGTGCCCCGGTCGTCGAGATCGCGCAGGCTCGGGAGCTGGCCCTGATCGACCGGGCGGCGGGGGTGCTGGCGTTGCGGGACGCGGGGTCGCCGCTGGCGTACCCGGAGCTGGATTTTGATCTTGATTTGCCTCGGCTGGCCCGGGCCGGGCGGCATGTCGCACCAGTGAAGCGCTATCTGCGCGACATCGGGGTGGAGGTGCCCGCCGAGGGCGTCGCGGCGGAGGTCGCGACGCAGGCCGCCGCGGGCAACGGCTGGGTGAAGCTGGTGGGGGACTGGCTCGACCGGGACGCCGCCGATCTCGCGCCCGCCTGGGACACCGCCACGCTGGCGAGTGCCGTCGCGTCGGCGCACGCGGCGGGAGCCAGGATCACCGCCCACTGCTTCGCGGAGGAGTCGGTGGCCACGCTCGTGCGGGCCGGGATCGACTGTGTGGAGCACGGCACCGGACTCGCCACGGACGACATCGACGAGATGGCCCGGCGGGGGACCGCGCTGGTCCCGACGATGATCAACATTGAGACGTTCGGCGGGATCGCGTCGCGGGCGGCGGAGAAGTTCCCCGGCTACGCCAAGCACATGCTCGCGCTGCGTGACCGGTTCCCGTCGGTGGTGGCGCAGGCCCATGAGGCGGGCGTGCCGATCTTCGTCGGCTCCGATGCCGGCGGCGGCATCCCGCACGGGCAGGCCGCGCAGGAGATGCTGCGGCTGCAGGCGGCCGGAATGTCCACACTGGAGGTTCTCGCCGCCGCGAGCTGGGGCGCGCGGGAGTGGCTGCGCTTCCCCGGGCTGGTCGAGGGGGGTCTCGCCGACCTCGTCGTCTACCCCGAGGACCCGCGCCGGGACCTGCGTGTCGTGCAGGCCCCGGCCCGGATCGTGCTGCGCGGCCGGATCGTGGTCTAG
- a CDS encoding outer membrane protein assembly factor BamB family protein, giving the protein MTADLDPFFAALRQDADAVPTGVPAVARRRGRSRTLRTVAGAAAGVLVLVGGVGVAVRGGSGSDPDIAPQPVASHSVPGPVIPFGSLRQVGEAVTVDGPTRVTTIPTTADRAFVGRQTEDDGKLTVTAINLSNGRVAWGPKTIGTFGDAAFVSWHPRYVIASGRHDAGVRPDGSVTVLDQKNGKVLMRVDVNNFEEDHVIIGESLMIIDSRLDRTIRAYDLATGKVQWSLPDGGNPTVHLMADSSTAAMGDVNSNRGRFSPGADFGFTRIVQVTTDGTAIVRNARTSAEVSRHPKAADPAGQDAHDEMLTIDGVLYTSRINATAVIRATDLRPGGATRQLYTNDAASAHSLTPCGTGRLCFTEFAEGDRSGKYGLTSISTTDGKVAWRRNVESRDLRTVNGLLLVSISPGQSDMVSTVTDSDGREVLSAEGRRGDAYWLDTNALIIFRGFGKNGYEVFATSPIAADPVLLGEVDGVGECGWNTTHLICVASGQIKVWGFTK; this is encoded by the coding sequence ATGACCGCTGATCTCGATCCCTTCTTCGCGGCACTCCGCCAGGACGCTGACGCCGTGCCGACCGGCGTACCGGCGGTGGCGAGGCGCCGGGGGCGAAGCCGGACCCTCCGGACGGTCGCAGGCGCCGCTGCCGGCGTACTGGTGCTGGTCGGGGGTGTGGGTGTGGCCGTGCGCGGCGGATCCGGCAGCGACCCGGACATCGCGCCACAGCCCGTGGCGAGCCACTCGGTCCCCGGCCCGGTCATCCCGTTCGGTTCGCTGCGGCAGGTCGGCGAGGCGGTGACGGTGGACGGCCCCACTCGCGTCACGACGATCCCGACCACCGCCGACCGGGCGTTCGTCGGCCGGCAGACGGAGGACGACGGGAAGCTGACCGTTACCGCGATCAATCTGAGCAACGGCAGGGTGGCGTGGGGCCCGAAGACGATCGGCACCTTCGGCGACGCGGCATTCGTCAGCTGGCACCCGAGGTACGTCATCGCCAGCGGCCGCCACGACGCCGGTGTCCGGCCCGACGGCTCCGTCACCGTCCTCGATCAGAAGAACGGCAAGGTGTTGATGCGAGTCGACGTCAACAACTTCGAGGAGGACCACGTGATCATCGGCGAATCGCTGATGATCATCGATTCTCGACTCGACCGGACGATTCGCGCCTACGACCTCGCCACCGGCAAGGTCCAGTGGTCGCTGCCCGACGGGGGCAACCCGACGGTGCACCTGATGGCGGACAGCAGCACCGCTGCGATGGGTGACGTCAACAGCAATCGAGGCCGATTCTCCCCCGGGGCGGACTTTGGTTTCACGCGGATCGTGCAGGTCACCACCGACGGCACGGCGATCGTGCGCAATGCCCGTACGAGCGCGGAGGTCAGCCGCCACCCGAAGGCGGCCGACCCGGCCGGCCAGGATGCGCACGATGAGATGCTCACCATCGACGGCGTGCTCTACACCAGCAGGATCAACGCGACGGCCGTGATCCGCGCCACGGATCTGCGCCCGGGTGGGGCCACGCGGCAGCTCTACACGAACGACGCCGCCAGCGCCCACAGCCTGACCCCGTGTGGCACCGGCAGGCTCTGCTTCACCGAATTCGCCGAGGGAGACCGGTCCGGGAAATACGGGCTCACCTCGATCAGCACCACCGACGGCAAGGTGGCGTGGCGGCGCAACGTCGAGTCGCGAGACCTCAGGACCGTTAACGGGCTGCTGCTGGTCAGCATCTCTCCCGGTCAGAGCGACATGGTGAGCACGGTGACCGACAGCGACGGCCGGGAGGTGCTCAGTGCCGAGGGGCGCAGGGGCGACGCCTACTGGCTCGACACCAACGCCTTGATCATCTTCCGCGGCTTCGGCAAGAACGGCTACGAGGTCTTCGCCACCTCGCCGATAGCGGCCGACCCGGTGCTGCTGGGGGAGGTGGATGGCGTGGGCGAATGCGGCTGGAACACCACACACCTGATCTGCGTCGCCAGCGGGCAGATCAAGGTGTGGGGCTTCACGAAATGA
- the ffh gene encoding signal recognition particle protein, translating into MFDTLSDRLSGIFTKLRGKGRLTDADIDATAREIRMALLEADVALPVVKSFVAALKERARGAEVSQALNPAQQIIKIVHEELIGILGGESRRLQFAKQPPTVIMLAGLQGSGKTTLAGKLARWLKAQGHQPLLVACDLQRPNAVNQLQVLGKRVDVEVFAPQPGNGVGDPVSVARESIEHAKRTMRDIVIVDTAGRLGIDTEMMAQAAAIRDAVNPDEVIFVIDAMVGQDAVATAEAFRDGVGISGVVLSKLDGDARGGAALSVRHVTGQPILFASTGEKMEDFDVFHPDRMASRILGMGDVLTLIEQAEAAFDDQQKEKMTSKLLGGEQFTLEDFLEQLTAIRRMGPIANMLSMMPGMGQMKDQLAELDDKHFDRVAAIIRSMTPAERANSKLINGSRRLRIANGAGVTVMDVNQLLNRFVDAQKMMKQMGGAMGLPGGRRKATKSPKNKRKGTKGGNYSGGGRGGLPGMPAGMPQLPPGLDPAALQQLEGGFKPPKLDFSKIMKRDK; encoded by the coding sequence GTGTTTGACACCTTGAGCGACCGGCTCTCCGGCATCTTCACGAAGCTGCGCGGCAAGGGCCGGCTCACCGATGCCGATATCGACGCCACCGCCCGCGAGATCCGGATGGCGCTGCTGGAGGCCGATGTCGCCCTGCCGGTGGTCAAGAGCTTCGTCGCGGCCCTCAAGGAGCGCGCGCGCGGTGCCGAGGTCTCCCAGGCGCTCAACCCCGCGCAGCAGATCATCAAGATCGTGCACGAGGAGCTCATCGGCATCCTCGGCGGCGAGTCGCGCCGGCTGCAGTTCGCGAAGCAGCCGCCTACGGTGATCATGCTGGCGGGTCTGCAGGGCTCCGGCAAGACCACTCTCGCGGGCAAGCTCGCGCGCTGGCTCAAGGCGCAGGGCCACCAGCCGCTCCTCGTCGCGTGTGACCTCCAGCGCCCCAACGCCGTCAACCAGCTCCAGGTGCTCGGCAAGCGGGTCGATGTCGAGGTCTTCGCACCGCAGCCGGGCAACGGCGTCGGCGACCCGGTCTCCGTCGCCCGCGAGTCGATCGAGCACGCCAAGCGCACCATGCGCGACATCGTCATCGTCGACACCGCCGGCCGACTCGGCATCGACACCGAGATGATGGCCCAGGCCGCCGCGATCCGCGACGCGGTCAACCCCGACGAGGTCATCTTCGTCATCGACGCGATGGTCGGCCAGGACGCGGTCGCGACCGCCGAGGCGTTCCGCGACGGCGTCGGCATCAGCGGCGTGGTCCTCTCCAAGCTCGACGGTGACGCCCGAGGCGGTGCCGCGCTCTCCGTGCGCCACGTCACCGGCCAGCCGATTCTCTTCGCCTCCACCGGCGAGAAGATGGAGGACTTCGACGTATTCCACCCCGACCGGATGGCGAGCCGCATCCTCGGCATGGGCGATGTCCTGACGCTGATCGAGCAGGCCGAGGCGGCCTTCGACGATCAGCAGAAGGAGAAGATGACGTCGAAACTGCTCGGTGGCGAGCAGTTCACGCTGGAGGACTTCCTCGAGCAGCTCACCGCGATCCGGCGGATGGGCCCGATCGCCAACATGCTCTCGATGATGCCCGGCATGGGCCAGATGAAGGACCAGCTCGCCGAGCTCGACGACAAGCACTTCGACCGCGTCGCTGCGATCATCCGGTCGATGACCCCGGCCGAGCGCGCCAACTCCAAGCTGATCAACGGTTCGCGGCGCCTGCGCATCGCCAACGGCGCCGGCGTGACCGTGATGGACGTCAACCAGCTGCTCAACCGCTTCGTCGACGCGCAGAAGATGATGAAGCAGATGGGCGGCGCGATGGGCCTGCCCGGCGGGCGGCGCAAGGCCACGAAGTCGCCGAAGAACAAGCGCAAGGGCACCAAGGGCGGCAACTACTCCGGCGGCGGTCGCGGTGGCCTGCCGGGGATGCCCGCGGGAATGCCGCAGCTCCCCCCGGGCCTGGACCCGGCCGCGCTGCAGCAGCTCGAGGGCGGCTTCAAGCCCCCGAAGCTCGACTTCAGCAAGATCATGAAGCGCGACAAGTAG
- the proS gene encoding proline--tRNA ligase, whose protein sequence is MARVLTPRAEDFPRWYQDLIAKAELADNGPVRGTMVIRPTAYAIWERMQADMDARIKVTGAENAYFPLFIPESYLKREAQHVEGFSPELAVVTHGGGKPLAEPIVVRPTSETVIGEFMAKWVDSYRDLPLLLNQWANVVRWELRPRLFLRTSEFLWQEGHTAHATEADAKDYTLRIHHEVYERHMRELLAIPVVVGRKTDRERFAGATSTYTLEAMMGDGKALQMGTSHELGQNFAKAFDITYSSSTGSREHAWTTSWGTSTRMVGGLIMCHGDDNGLRIPPLLAPTQVLVTVVKETDGSVTSAARTVYEDLLAVGVRAKLDDRVDTPFGRRAVDAELKGIPLRVEVGPRDLANGQVVLVRRTDGSKTPLALAELVGAATAALEQDQKALYDSALEFRESRTADVSTLDDALAAAATGWARLPWSAVGVEGEARANAEAVTVRCLYRADGSVPASQDEPDLMAILARSY, encoded by the coding sequence ATGGCACGCGTGCTCACTCCCCGAGCGGAAGACTTTCCCCGCTGGTACCAAGACCTGATCGCCAAGGCCGAGCTGGCCGACAACGGCCCTGTGCGCGGGACCATGGTGATCAGGCCGACCGCCTACGCCATCTGGGAGCGCATGCAGGCGGACATGGACGCCCGCATCAAGGTCACCGGTGCGGAGAACGCGTACTTCCCGCTCTTCATCCCCGAGAGCTACCTCAAGCGCGAGGCGCAGCACGTCGAGGGCTTCTCGCCGGAGCTGGCGGTCGTCACCCACGGTGGCGGCAAACCGCTCGCGGAGCCGATCGTCGTGCGCCCCACCAGCGAGACGGTCATCGGCGAGTTCATGGCGAAGTGGGTCGACTCCTACCGCGACCTGCCGCTGCTGCTCAACCAGTGGGCCAACGTGGTCCGCTGGGAGCTGCGCCCCCGGCTCTTCCTGCGCACCAGCGAGTTCCTCTGGCAGGAGGGCCACACGGCGCACGCCACCGAGGCCGACGCCAAGGACTACACGCTGCGGATCCACCACGAGGTCTACGAGCGCCACATGCGCGAGCTGCTCGCCATCCCCGTGGTCGTCGGCCGCAAGACCGACCGTGAGCGCTTCGCGGGTGCCACCAGCACCTACACGCTCGAAGCGATGATGGGCGACGGCAAGGCCCTGCAGATGGGCACGTCGCACGAGCTCGGGCAGAATTTCGCCAAGGCGTTCGACATCACCTACTCCTCGTCGACCGGCAGCCGCGAGCACGCGTGGACCACCTCCTGGGGCACCTCGACCCGGATGGTCGGCGGGCTCATCATGTGCCACGGCGATGACAACGGCCTGCGCATCCCGCCGCTGCTCGCACCGACCCAGGTGCTGGTCACGGTCGTCAAGGAGACCGACGGATCGGTCACCTCGGCCGCCAGGACGGTCTATGAGGACCTGCTCGCCGTCGGGGTCCGGGCCAAGCTCGACGACCGGGTCGACACGCCGTTCGGCCGCCGGGCCGTCGACGCCGAGCTCAAGGGCATCCCGCTGCGGGTCGAGGTGGGACCCCGCGACCTGGCCAACGGTCAGGTCGTGCTGGTACGCCGTACCGACGGCTCGAAGACGCCGCTCGCCCTCGCCGAGCTCGTGGGTGCCGCGACGGCCGCCCTGGAGCAGGACCAGAAGGCGCTCTACGACAGCGCGCTGGAGTTCCGCGAGTCGCGGACCGCCGACGTCTCTACATTGGATGATGCACTCGCCGCTGCGGCGACCGGCTGGGCCCGGCTGCCGTGGTCGGCCGTCGGTGTCGAGGGCGAGGCTCGGGCCAACGCCGAGGCGGTCACCGTGCGCTGCCTCTACCGCGCCGATGGTTCCGTGCCCGCGTCGCAGGACGAGCCCGACCTGATGGCGATCCTGGCCCGCTCTTACTGA
- a CDS encoding SigE family RNA polymerase sigma factor, whose product MTDVETFDAFYRGTSQRLTRYAYGLTGDPGEAQDLAQEAYARAWQRWRRLRAYDDAEAWLRLVVNRLALDRWRRLRVRRAAAASHPPTPAVEPPSEETVLLVAAMRGLPFEQRQVLLLHHLMDRSLAEIADETGTNVNTVKSRLLRGRAALAESLSDLKPRTHTGGRHDR is encoded by the coding sequence ATGACCGACGTCGAGACGTTCGACGCGTTCTACCGGGGCACTTCGCAACGGTTGACGCGGTACGCCTACGGCCTCACCGGCGACCCCGGGGAGGCACAGGATCTGGCGCAGGAGGCGTACGCCAGGGCTTGGCAACGCTGGCGCCGCCTGCGGGCCTATGACGACGCGGAGGCGTGGCTGAGGCTGGTGGTGAACCGGCTCGCCCTGGACAGATGGCGACGGTTGCGGGTGCGGCGGGCCGCTGCGGCATCCCATCCGCCGACCCCGGCGGTGGAGCCGCCCTCGGAGGAGACCGTGCTCCTGGTGGCCGCGATGCGCGGCCTCCCCTTCGAGCAGCGGCAGGTGCTCCTGCTGCATCACCTGATGGACCGGTCGTTGGCGGAGATCGCCGACGAGACCGGCACGAACGTCAACACCGTCAAGTCCCGGCTGCTGCGGGGACGGGCCGCTCTCGCTGAATCCCTCTCCGACCTCAAGCCCCGCACGCACACAGGGGGACGCCATGACCGCTGA